A DNA window from Takifugu flavidus isolate HTHZ2018 chromosome 15, ASM371156v2, whole genome shotgun sequence contains the following coding sequences:
- the LOC130538913 gene encoding acyl-CoA-binding domain-containing protein 5-like isoform X3 — protein MLGFSMAQEEEENNLEAKFDAAVKVIWSLPEEGPFQPSDDMLLRFYAYHMQATQGPCNIPRPSSFWDSRGKVKWDAWSSLGNMTKVEAMNNYIQDIQLILETIPISDEVSDLVQKLDNFFMEVDTFDDEENDVNSRSFSRPFEQHGVWTPDQSLLMVDDTRWRADTRGSSSSVEASVSSLTNGTHSSLNTEMEEDELAYSMERSRQGNTYTLFNGHVCEHLDPILHKNQRSTDSDNEEFCDSMEHLAVEEGRSSSKILPPGSRADSVRQMDLWFDSSSGRNRGESQVIVADSFFKDGMNARQLHSSLSSRGRASQASRATCSSGLCAGVDAPCSVSQSSRAAGANVNEQIAAALMRLQWDMTNVVHRLHALEARTSSRSRSSLRQENSLPLEKKLPRPSWWPFDFCPLTVVLYALWPLITHWGVHVYLKHKRRKI, from the exons ATGTTGGGGTTCAGCATGgcgcaggaagaggaggaaaataaccTGGAGGCGAAATTTGATGCTGCAGTTAAAGTGATCTGGAGTTTGCCTGAAGAAG GCCCTTTCCAGCCATCTGATGACATGTTGTTGAGGTTCTATGCTTACCACATGCAAGCCACTCAGGGGCCCTGCAACATCCCGAGGCCCAGCAGCTTCTGGGACTCTCGCGGCAAAGTTAAATG GGATGCGTGGAGCTCTTTGGGAAACATGACAAAAGTGGAAGCCATGAACAATTACATCCAGGATATCCAGCTG ATCTTGGAGACCATCCCCATCTCCGACGAAGTGTCCGATCTCGTGCAGAAGCTGGACAACTTCTTTATGGAGGTAGACACCTTTGATGATGAAGAAAACGACGTGAACAGCAGATCCTTCTCGAGGCCCTTTGAGCAACATGGAG TGTGGACGCCAGACCAGAGTCTGCTGATGGTGGACGACACCAGGTGGCGGGCTGACACCcgtggctccagcagcagcgtggaGGCCAGCGTGTCCTCCCTCACCAACGGGACCCACAGCTCTCTCAAcacagagatggaggaagacgaACTGGCTTATTCCATGGAGCGCAGTAGGCAGGGCAACACCTACACGCTCTTTAACGGTCACGTGTGTG AACATCTTGACCCAATCCTTCACAAGAATCAACGATCCACAGACTCCGATAATGAGGAATTCTGCGATTCAATGGAGCATCTGGCTGTAGAAGAG GGGAGGTCTTCATCAAAAATTCTGCCACCTGGATCACGAGCTGACTCAGTCAGACAGATGGATCTTTGGTTtgacagcagcagtggcagaaaTAGAGGAGAGAGTCAAGTGATCGTGGCAGATTCCTTCTTTAAAGATGGGATGAATGCGCGTCAACTTCACAGCTCCCTGTCAAGCCGAGGACGAG CTTCTCAGGCATCGAGGGCGACCTGTAGTTCTGGGCTGTGCGCCGGCGTAGATGCCCCCTGCAGTGTGTCGCAGAGCAGCCGTGCTGCTGGGGCAAATGTCAATGAGCAAAtagctgcagctctgatgaggCTGCAGTGGGACATGACCAATGTGGTACACAGGTTGCACGCTCTAGAGGCACGTACATCATCACGG TCAAGATCTTCTTTGAGGCAGGAGAACTCATTACCCTTAGAAAAAAAG CTCCCAAGACCATCCTGGTGGCCTTTTGACTTCTGCCCGCTTACAGTCGTGTTATATGCACTCTGGCCGCTGATAACCCACTGGGGTGTCCACGTTTACTTAAAACACAAGCGTAG GAAAATATGA
- the LOC130538913 gene encoding acyl-CoA-binding domain-containing protein 5A-like isoform X1 has protein sequence MLGFSMAQEEEENNLEAKFDAAVKVIWSLPEEGPFQPSDDMLLRFYAYHMQATQGPCNIPRPSSFWDSRGKVKWDAWSSLGNMTKVEAMNNYIQDIQLILETIPISDEVSDLVQKLDNFFMEVDTFDDEENDVNSRSFSRPFEQHGDEQENQKHKPMMEGYGDLWDDIQNVQEHDKEGSVHGLSSEESSKEASELVRKEECSDWKREEEEMGDEEDNTEDKDQDWKVWTPDQSLLMVDDTRWRADTRGSSSSVEASVSSLTNGTHSSLNTEMEEDELAYSMERSRQGNTYTLFNGHVCEHLDPILHKNQRSTDSDNEEFCDSMEHLAVEEGRSSSKILPPGSRADSVRQMDLWFDSSSGRNRGESQVIVADSFFKDGMNARQLHSSLSSRGRASQASRATCSSGLCAGVDAPCSVSQSSRAAGANVNEQIAAALMRLQWDMTNVVHRLHALEARTSSRSRSSLRQENSLPLEKKLPRPSWWPFDFCPLTVVLYALWPLITHWGVHVYLKHKRRKI, from the exons ATGTTGGGGTTCAGCATGgcgcaggaagaggaggaaaataaccTGGAGGCGAAATTTGATGCTGCAGTTAAAGTGATCTGGAGTTTGCCTGAAGAAG GCCCTTTCCAGCCATCTGATGACATGTTGTTGAGGTTCTATGCTTACCACATGCAAGCCACTCAGGGGCCCTGCAACATCCCGAGGCCCAGCAGCTTCTGGGACTCTCGCGGCAAAGTTAAATG GGATGCGTGGAGCTCTTTGGGAAACATGACAAAAGTGGAAGCCATGAACAATTACATCCAGGATATCCAGCTG ATCTTGGAGACCATCCCCATCTCCGACGAAGTGTCCGATCTCGTGCAGAAGCTGGACAACTTCTTTATGGAGGTAGACACCTTTGATGATGAAGAAAACGACGTGAACAGCAGATCCTTCTCGAGGCCCTTTGAGCAACATGGAG ATGAGCAGGAGAACCAAAAGCACAAACCAATGATGGAAG GCTATGGGGATCTGTGGGACGATATACAAAACGTGCAAGAGCATGACAAAGAAGGCAGTGTTCATGGCTTGAGTAGCGAGGAGTCCAGCAAAGAGGCTAGTGAACTTGTGAGGAAAGAGGAATGTAGTGATTGGAaacgtgaggaagaggagatgggaGATGAAGAAGACAATACGGAGGACAAGGACCAGGATTGGAAAG TGTGGACGCCAGACCAGAGTCTGCTGATGGTGGACGACACCAGGTGGCGGGCTGACACCcgtggctccagcagcagcgtggaGGCCAGCGTGTCCTCCCTCACCAACGGGACCCACAGCTCTCTCAAcacagagatggaggaagacgaACTGGCTTATTCCATGGAGCGCAGTAGGCAGGGCAACACCTACACGCTCTTTAACGGTCACGTGTGTG AACATCTTGACCCAATCCTTCACAAGAATCAACGATCCACAGACTCCGATAATGAGGAATTCTGCGATTCAATGGAGCATCTGGCTGTAGAAGAG GGGAGGTCTTCATCAAAAATTCTGCCACCTGGATCACGAGCTGACTCAGTCAGACAGATGGATCTTTGGTTtgacagcagcagtggcagaaaTAGAGGAGAGAGTCAAGTGATCGTGGCAGATTCCTTCTTTAAAGATGGGATGAATGCGCGTCAACTTCACAGCTCCCTGTCAAGCCGAGGACGAG CTTCTCAGGCATCGAGGGCGACCTGTAGTTCTGGGCTGTGCGCCGGCGTAGATGCCCCCTGCAGTGTGTCGCAGAGCAGCCGTGCTGCTGGGGCAAATGTCAATGAGCAAAtagctgcagctctgatgaggCTGCAGTGGGACATGACCAATGTGGTACACAGGTTGCACGCTCTAGAGGCACGTACATCATCACGG TCAAGATCTTCTTTGAGGCAGGAGAACTCATTACCCTTAGAAAAAAAG CTCCCAAGACCATCCTGGTGGCCTTTTGACTTCTGCCCGCTTACAGTCGTGTTATATGCACTCTGGCCGCTGATAACCCACTGGGGTGTCCACGTTTACTTAAAACACAAGCGTAG GAAAATATGA
- the LOC130538913 gene encoding acyl-CoA-binding domain-containing protein 5A-like isoform X2 has translation MLGFSMAQEEEENNLEAKFDAAVKVIWSLPEEGPFQPSDDMLLRFYAYHMQATQGPCNIPRPSSFWDSRGKVKWDAWSSLGNMTKVEAMNNYIQDIQLILETIPISDEVSDLVQKLDNFFMEVDTFDDEENDVNSRSFSRPFEQHGGYGDLWDDIQNVQEHDKEGSVHGLSSEESSKEASELVRKEECSDWKREEEEMGDEEDNTEDKDQDWKVWTPDQSLLMVDDTRWRADTRGSSSSVEASVSSLTNGTHSSLNTEMEEDELAYSMERSRQGNTYTLFNGHVCEHLDPILHKNQRSTDSDNEEFCDSMEHLAVEEGRSSSKILPPGSRADSVRQMDLWFDSSSGRNRGESQVIVADSFFKDGMNARQLHSSLSSRGRASQASRATCSSGLCAGVDAPCSVSQSSRAAGANVNEQIAAALMRLQWDMTNVVHRLHALEARTSSRSRSSLRQENSLPLEKKLPRPSWWPFDFCPLTVVLYALWPLITHWGVHVYLKHKRRKI, from the exons ATGTTGGGGTTCAGCATGgcgcaggaagaggaggaaaataaccTGGAGGCGAAATTTGATGCTGCAGTTAAAGTGATCTGGAGTTTGCCTGAAGAAG GCCCTTTCCAGCCATCTGATGACATGTTGTTGAGGTTCTATGCTTACCACATGCAAGCCACTCAGGGGCCCTGCAACATCCCGAGGCCCAGCAGCTTCTGGGACTCTCGCGGCAAAGTTAAATG GGATGCGTGGAGCTCTTTGGGAAACATGACAAAAGTGGAAGCCATGAACAATTACATCCAGGATATCCAGCTG ATCTTGGAGACCATCCCCATCTCCGACGAAGTGTCCGATCTCGTGCAGAAGCTGGACAACTTCTTTATGGAGGTAGACACCTTTGATGATGAAGAAAACGACGTGAACAGCAGATCCTTCTCGAGGCCCTTTGAGCAACATGGAG GCTATGGGGATCTGTGGGACGATATACAAAACGTGCAAGAGCATGACAAAGAAGGCAGTGTTCATGGCTTGAGTAGCGAGGAGTCCAGCAAAGAGGCTAGTGAACTTGTGAGGAAAGAGGAATGTAGTGATTGGAaacgtgaggaagaggagatgggaGATGAAGAAGACAATACGGAGGACAAGGACCAGGATTGGAAAG TGTGGACGCCAGACCAGAGTCTGCTGATGGTGGACGACACCAGGTGGCGGGCTGACACCcgtggctccagcagcagcgtggaGGCCAGCGTGTCCTCCCTCACCAACGGGACCCACAGCTCTCTCAAcacagagatggaggaagacgaACTGGCTTATTCCATGGAGCGCAGTAGGCAGGGCAACACCTACACGCTCTTTAACGGTCACGTGTGTG AACATCTTGACCCAATCCTTCACAAGAATCAACGATCCACAGACTCCGATAATGAGGAATTCTGCGATTCAATGGAGCATCTGGCTGTAGAAGAG GGGAGGTCTTCATCAAAAATTCTGCCACCTGGATCACGAGCTGACTCAGTCAGACAGATGGATCTTTGGTTtgacagcagcagtggcagaaaTAGAGGAGAGAGTCAAGTGATCGTGGCAGATTCCTTCTTTAAAGATGGGATGAATGCGCGTCAACTTCACAGCTCCCTGTCAAGCCGAGGACGAG CTTCTCAGGCATCGAGGGCGACCTGTAGTTCTGGGCTGTGCGCCGGCGTAGATGCCCCCTGCAGTGTGTCGCAGAGCAGCCGTGCTGCTGGGGCAAATGTCAATGAGCAAAtagctgcagctctgatgaggCTGCAGTGGGACATGACCAATGTGGTACACAGGTTGCACGCTCTAGAGGCACGTACATCATCACGG TCAAGATCTTCTTTGAGGCAGGAGAACTCATTACCCTTAGAAAAAAAG CTCCCAAGACCATCCTGGTGGCCTTTTGACTTCTGCCCGCTTACAGTCGTGTTATATGCACTCTGGCCGCTGATAACCCACTGGGGTGTCCACGTTTACTTAAAACACAAGCGTAG GAAAATATGA